Within the Gopherus flavomarginatus isolate rGopFla2 chromosome 8, rGopFla2.mat.asm, whole genome shotgun sequence genome, the region ATTATAAAGTCCACAGGATAATTGAGTTGGGAATGAGAGTCATAGAAAACATTCTGGTAGAGTTGCTGTTCTTCCCGGAAAGCTGTTCTAATCTGTAATACCATCAGTTACTGCTGGCAGCCTACATTTTGCCTTTCAGTAACCCCCAGATTCCTGCCAGAGGCTGGACTGAGCTGCCCCAGAGCAGAACTTCCTGTCTTTGGGGCCCAGGCTCTAGCTCTACCCAGTGATCTTTTCATTtacttgtggtggtggtgggttttgtCATGTCACCATATTTCTTCACTGTGGATTAGATGAAGCTCAGAAGAGGATGGTGAATGAAAAGGACCCCATGGGTCACTTGGAGACTGTCTGTCAGGAGATGCTAAAAAAACCATTGCCCGGGGAATCCCAGTCTACAAAAAGTGATCCATGCTTGCCTTGCTTCCCCTCCCCAAGTGGACCTGTGATTAAGGGTACCACACAGCTTCTGGATCAGGGAGAGCAGCCAGAACAATATGGAGGTCCCAGCCTCCCCGCGATTAAAGCAGTGGGGACTGTGGCCCAGAGACCCATCCTGGGGTCTGCAACTGTAAAGGAGACCGTGGAGTTCATCTCAGAAGAGGAGATTCGCAAGAATCGTCTCTCGGAGGAGGAGATCAGGAGCATCTCCCGGTTTTCCTCCTACGAGCCGGGAGAGCCAAGCAAGGTATGGTAAACATCAAGCTGAGGGTCATAAACTTGATATGTTCCCCCTTCCCAGTTATTATTGTACCGTATAAGCTGGATGCAAAACTggatggaaaaccattcccagagagtaattatcagtggttcacagtcatgatgGAAGAGCATATCGAGTGTGGTcgcacagggatcagttctgttaagtatcttcatcaatgatttagataatggcatagagaatacacttataaagtctgcggacagtaccaagctgggagaggttgcaagtgctttgtaggataggattaaaattcaaaatgatctggacaaactggagaaatgctctgaagtaaataggatgaaattcaataaggacaaatgcaaagactacacttaagaaggaacaatcagttgcactcgtacaaaatgggtaataactgcctaggaaggagtactgcggaaagggatctcggggtcatagtggatcacgagctaaatatgagtcaacagtataacactgttgcagagaaagtgaacatcattctgggatgtattagcaggagtgttgtaagccagacccgagaagtaattcttccgctctactccgcgctgatcaggcctcaactggagtattttgtccagttctgggtgccacatttcaggaaagatgtggacaaattggagaaagtccagagaagagcaacaaaaatgatgaaaggtctagaaaacatgacctatgagggaagattggaaaaaattgggtagtttagtctggagaagagaagactgagaggcgaCATGATAACCGTTTTCAAGTgtataaaaggctgttacaaggaggagggagaagaattgttcttaacctctgaggataggacaagaagcaataggcttaaattgcagcaagggtagtttaggttggacattaggaaaaacttcctaactgtcagagtgattaagcactggaataatttgcctagggaggttgtggaatctccatcagtggagattttgaagagcaggttagacaaacacctgtcaggaatggtctagataatagttcatcctgtgcaggggactggactagatgacctcttgatatTCCTTCCAGTCATTTGTTTCTATGCCCTAACGCAGAGCTCTGGGGACACTGTTCTGGCACCTGTATTAGATTTCTGGGATGCCAGGGCCAGAAGGGGCTAGTGGGCAGAATCCTAATGGGTAAAGATTCCTGTTTGCGAATGATGGAGCATCACCAAATAAGTGTGTGCAGTTGCCTTCCAGACAAAGGAGAAATAGTCTCCTCTGCTGGGAGAATAAAGATGCTTTTTGGAGTCCCCTGCTTAAATACTCCTAGGATACCTAACTGCCAGCCATGTTTCAAACCCAGCCCCAGATGGACTATAGCGGGAGGAAGATCTCTGGCTCTCAGAGACCTAGACAGTCATAGTGCCGTCTCCATAACTAGTCATGAGCAATCTgaatgccttcccacaatgctATGTTTAAAACTTGTTTAACAGGCAGCAAGAGCTCATGATATAAATAACTGGAGCCAATAAGAATCTATGTAGATACAGCATGATACAGCCTCAAAAAAGCCGTAAGATGCTGTCCTATATGTGCCCGTCTCTGTCTTATAAACATACAACCACcagtgtggggaagggggaggcctgggggtgtgtgtgtgagaggggcaGCGCCAGCCCTTCCCCATGTGGAGCAgaaggggctgaggggggatgagAAGGGCAGGGCCAGCCCCTCGCCATGTGGGGCAATCAGGCTGTAGGGGGAATGAGAGGGGCAGGACCAGCCCCTCcctgtgtggggcagagggggttgTAGGGGgaatgagaggggcagggccagccCCTCCCTGTATGGGATGGGaggctgtagggggcaggaggggcagggccaacCCCTTCTGGTGTGTGGCAGAGAGAgcctgtgggggagagagagaggagttagCTGTATAGAGATGGCCCTTCTCACACAAGTCTGTGGTGACTCTTTCCCTCTCACCGCTATTGTTCTGGTGGCTGATTAGGTGCTGTATTTGAAGAACCTGAGCACTCGGGTGACAGTGAGGGAGCTGGTCTCGCTGTTTGGTCGGTTCCAGGAGAAGGATGGCCCACCGATCCAGTTCCGCCTGCTGAGTGGCCGCATGAGGGGCCAGGCCTTTATCACCTTTCCCAGTGAGTCGCTCAGCTGCATCTCGCAGGCCTTTCCTGATGAGTGACGGTGCAGTCTCAGCTCTGGAAGGGCTACGCTTACTGGGGTAGGAGGGGAATTTGGCCACCATGCTTATCTGACCTCAGcatccccacactgccccagtGACAAATTCCAGCCCTCCCATAGAATAAGGGGGATTCAATGTCATATGCTCACTCAATGGTGGCATTCCCCACACACTGCTCTACCAAtgagctcccagcactgtgctgtATAACAGTGCACAAGAGCTAGAAATGGCCAGGAGAAGACCACATGATCCCGACGTCTGTGCTTCAACCCAGTGGGCTTGAGAGCAGAGCTGGTTGTAAGAGCAGTTATATGTGCCCTGTAACCTGATCTCACTTTACTCTCCTGTTCCAGGTGTCGAGGTTGCACGGGAAGCAATGCTGCTGGTGAACGGCTATAGCCTGATGGGGAAAACGCTGGTGATAGAGTTTGGGAAAAGTAAAGTGCAGTCATCAAGTGTTGATTCTGCCTCCCACAGCTCGCGTGCCATCACCAGTGCAGAGAAACCCACTACCAACTAGTGGACAAGTAATCTGTGGGGCGTGTGTGGATCCTCATGGATTGCAGTTACTCACCTTTTGGAACAGTCCTTTAATGCTCTGATTCTGAGCTCAACATTCAGGTATATAAGTCCCAgcttggggcatgggagtcctgagAGCTAAGTTCCTTCAAGTGAGATGCAGAGGAAAGCTAGAGGCAGCCCCACTCAGCATGGGACAGAGGTGACTCCTGGGATGATAGGAACAGAGGCAACCTCGCCTGGTGTAAGGCAGAAGGAATGCTGAGGTCAGTGGCTTGGTAACAGACACTGGTCTGAAGGAGTCTGAGGATCTGAAATTGCTGTGTGTTTGAACACTCATACCATGCAGCATATTCTGAGGGCTGAGTCCTGTGCTGTATTCCATTCCGTATATAGTTTAAACAAATAGCTTTATGCTGTTTATACAGGATGCCTGTTTTGTCACCACCTCCAGGGTAAGTGGTAGCTGTTCCTGCCTGTTTATATCTGTATTTTGGTGCTGCCATCTGAATGGCATTTAAGGGGGGAAAATATGTGAATAAATGTGTTCAGGTTGTGTTTTCCTAGTGCATGTCTCAGTTCCCCAGATGCTCCTCCGCCTTTTGCCCTCTGTATTGCAGGACAGCTGCATCCATCATCTTCTTTGCCTGGAAATTTTTGGATACTGTAGAAGCCTTCTACGTAGGGCCTTTCTTTTAGGACCAGGTATATTGTGCTTTGCAGACTCTAGATAATAACAGCAGATCTCACTTCTTCCTCACAAGTTACTGTACTGGAGCAGACCAGTAATGGTCTGTCTCGTCTGAgagcctgtctctgacagtggatAGCAGTGGAGGGTTCAGGAGAAAGACAGACATAAatgcccctcccctcatcccataGCCACACGACTGCATCTGTGTATTTGATTATACTATGCTATGTGACTGGGAAAATGACTTGACCCCTCACTCTTGATCTACTAAAGCCCCAAAGCACAAAGATTGGTAGCCTTTGTAATTTTTCCCAGCTAGTCTCACTGCAGATGCTGTTCTTGATATAAATGTTCAGTTGCTTTCTGAGAATTATGCTATTTTCTTCAGGAATAGCCTCCTCTGTCAATAAATATGGCAGGCTATTGTAATGTTTCTTCCCCACCAACCTGACTGTCTCTGTAGAGAAGCATTTGAGACCCCCTTGCCCACTGATTTGATGGAACCAGATTTCATGGCTTTAACAGAGATGAGCTGTGCAACACCTGCCACATACCCAGAAGGGATGCAAATTCCCAAAACAGCTAGTTCCTTCCCCAAGCATCCAGCTAGTAGCCCTACTGTCTGTTGCTTTTTTCTCCCCTTGTCTAGTCTACCCCTAGCCTGTCAGTTTGATTTTTCTGGCTATTGTCAGCTCTCAATAGCCTTTCATCATGTGTCATGCACAAAATCCAGGCTTGAGTTCAAACATCAAATGGAGTGATGTGTAGTGTCCTACTCGCAATGTTGGCGCGGTGGGGATGGCTTTAGAGCAAAACAAAAGTAGAATGCAGAAGTGTTACTACATCCACTCTTGAAGAATGCGCTACACTACATGGTACAACAGAGTCCTTACAAACTCTGGAGGCTTAATTCTTCAAAACAGCAGCGTGATAGGCACAATGGCTGAGGAGCATTCTTATACTCTTCAAACACCAGAGTTCCTTTGGGGCCCTGTCTGGTGGCCCCAGCCTGCTTAGTTCACGTTGCCATGGAATGTTTGTGCGTCACAATGGGGATGGTTCCAAGCTCACCACTGGCTGggatttaaatttaatttcataGGGAGCGGAGaaggtggaatttccttccaCTTTACAAGAGAGTAGAAAACGGGGACATGCCAGAGGTAGGTCTAGATTATCtattttgtttcctttcattGGCAAGTTTTTAAATTCAGGTTACACCTTTTATGCCCACGCTTCACTGAACGTCTGCATACTTCAATGATCATACAGAACTGATAGTGGGACTGGGGGTTAGGATTAATTGCTGGACAGGGGGCAGGCAGATAGAGTGAGAGCTCCAGCAACAGGGGTCAAAATCACCTTACCTAATACATTTGGGCAAGTGGGGTGCATTAATTGGTACATGCATGCAGTGAGATTGGGTAGAATACGTTCAAAAATCAAGACAGACCAAAAAACACAATATagtccttaaaaaaacaaaacacaacacatGATTTTTttgggtctgactcatgatttttgatcgtTAGAGATTGGCAGTACAGGAGTAGGGTTAGGAGGTTACTGTATTTCAAATTCCCAAATAGAGGACAatatggggggcggggaaggggcagagctggggtagaGAGTGCTGGTggaggcactgccttcagagctgggtgccgagggtgaccagacagcaagtgtgaaaaatcaggacagggggtggggggtaataagagcctatgtaagaaaaagacccaaatattgggactgtccctataaacttgggacatcttgtcaccctatGGGTGCCCAACTAGCAGCTGCCACTTtctgggcctccagcagcagtgtGTAAGTACAGCTGGCAGGCAACATCATGGATGTTTACTCTTTTCAAAAATCTTCCCCGATAGAGATTGGCTTCCTGATCTGGACATATGGGAATCCTAGTTACAGGAGAGCGagagtgggggagacagagaaggGCTGCTGCCCTAGGGGGCGGGTATGCAAATCGGTTCAGGTCTTTAGGGAGCTCATATAggggatcaagtatcagaggggtacagccgtgttagtctggatctgtaaaagcagcaaagaatcctgtggcaccttatagactaacagacgttttggagcatgagctttcctgggtgaatatccacttcgtcagatgcatgtagtggaaatttcccatATAGGGGATCTCTTATTAGGATAGATGAGAAGGCCGCCATGTTACTGTGCGGACGTGGAAGTGTCCCTGTGGAGGTCGCCATCTTTCTGTACGGAGTGAAGGGGGAATCAGTATTGCTGTAGCTCAGGACGTGAAGACCTCCATGTTGCTGTACGGCGGCGAGCTGCTAGCAGGGGCCGCCATGTTGCTGTACGACTCGGAACGGGAGCTCCGGGGTGGGGGCCGCCATATTGCTGCGGTTGTGGGAGAAGGGGGCTCTCCGCGTTGCTGCAGTCGGAGCTGTCACTGCGCGGTTCCCCGTCTTCTGCCGCTGGAGCCGGCGGCGCGGAGCGCTGGGCCGCCATGGCCCGGAGGCTGAACACGGAGCAGGGCATCCGCCTCAGCGC harbors:
- the RBM41 gene encoding RNA-binding protein 41, with the translated sequence MRRINSSLSSDDLLLEDLETEGERQLKSLLHHQLDTAVSIEQCVSKRRCFAPAALYKPFGEEAAGTLTLSQFQALQESEQETASLRELGLSDSEILLWKNHASADKGSGLGAAPEAMRERLRAIQEKITERQRILSLPQRFAGSKQLSRREMEIENALFQGTDRHSFLRALYHQDEAQKRMVNEKDPMGHLETVCQEMLKKPLPGESQSTKSDPCLPCFPSPSGPVIKGTTQLLDQGEQPEQYGGPSLPAIKAVGTVAQRPILGSATVKETVEFISEEEIRKNRLSEEEIRSISRFSSYEPGEPSKVLYLKNLSTRVTVRELVSLFGRFQEKDGPPIQFRLLSGRMRGQAFITFPSVEVAREAMLLVNGYSLMGKTLVIEFGKSKVQSSSVDSASHSSRAITSAEKPTTN